The genomic interval GGCTCTCCAAGGGCCCGCAAGGGCAGGCGCGGTGGCCATGATGCTGGAGATGCAGGCCGAGCACCTCTTCGTCAAGTACGGGGTGATCGTGGAGGGGACCTACAGCGCGATCACCGAGTCCAACGGCAAGGGCATGTTCTTCGTTCGAAGCGAGAAGGCCGCAAAGGACCCGGAGTTCGCTCAGAAGCTGATCGAGGACATGAGGTCGGACCCGATGATCGAGGGAGTGTCGCCCAACGAGGTGCAGAGGGCGTTTACTTCGACTGCGGTCGTGGAATAGCACAAATAGCACAGGCTTTACTAGCCGACCGCAGGCAATTCATATTCCTATAACTATAGGGAGGATGGTGAAACAGCCATGAGAAGATTATTTGCGATTATCATCGCTGGATCGCTCCTGCTCGCGGGAGCTGCGTTCGCGGACACGCCCCTTCCCCGGGCCTTCATCTACGACGGGGCTCCGGTACTAGGAGAGCATGCCGACGGGGAGATATTGGTTATGCTAGAGGTCCCGGCGACCGGCGCTGCATACGAGGCGGCGCTGATGTCGTCCGGTCAGTCCGTGGCGGAGTCGATCGGCGCGCAAGCGGTCCAGACCTACGGTGCCATTGCGGCTGCGACCGGGAAGAACATCGTCCACATGAAGGGCGAGGGCAAGAGCACGGAAGAGCTGCTGACAGCCCTGAGCGGCAAACCCGGCGTGATAGGCGCATCGCCGAGCTACATCCAGCGTGCTATGCGGATCCCGGACGACCCTCGTTACGGCGATCTTTGGGGCATGCGAGCGATCAACGCACCGGACGCGTGGGATATCACGACCGGCAGCGAAAACGTATATGTTGGGATAATCGACACCGGCATAGACTACAACCATGAGGATTTGGCGGGGAACATCGGCCGCGACCTCGATAACAATATTGGACGCAACATAACCGGAGCCGACCCCACTGACCCCATGGACACTCAAGAACACGGCTCTCACGTCGCCGGTACAATCGGCGCGGTGGGCAACAACGCCATTGGCGTCACAGGCGTGAACTGGAAAGTAAGCCTCCTTGCAGTTCAGGTCTTTAAACCCGATGGCCTAGCCTACGATCCCGATGTCATCGCTGGATTGAACTATCTGCTTGCCCAGAAGAACAGAGGATTGAAACTCAGGGCGGTAAACATGTCAATTGGAGGGTGGAGACCGCCGATCGCCAATCCTGTCACAGACCCATACGGTAGTTCGATAAAGGCCCTGGCGGACGCGGGTGTAGTTATTGTGATAGCCGCTGGAAA from Synergistaceae bacterium carries:
- a CDS encoding S8 family serine peptidase — encoded protein: MRRLFAIIIAGSLLLAGAAFADTPLPRAFIYDGAPVLGEHADGEILVMLEVPATGAAYEAALMSSGQSVAESIGAQAVQTYGAIAAATGKNIVHMKGEGKSTEELLTALSGKPGVIGASPSYIQRAMRIPDDPRYGDLWGMRAINAPDAWDITTGSENVYVGIIDTGIDYNHEDLAGNIGRDLDNNIGRNITGADPTDPMDTQEHGSHVAGTIGAVGNNAIGVTGVNWKVSLLAVQVFKPDGLAYDPDVIAGLNYLLAQKNRGLKLRAVNMSIGGWRPPIANPVTDPYGSSIKALADAGVVIVIAAGNEGQDIDNPTGYMDNDGSWVDLRGLRCYPACFRFGNTITVASMTADGTRSDFSNYSPNYVDLAAPGSAIISTTPGDKYKFFQGTSMAAPHVAGATALVAAAHPTETAAQIKARLLDYVTPNANFNGLVDKNGHLNVDAAIRATAPTPPPEDIPVTGITVSQTSLRLAVGQSATLTAVIAPENATNKTVDWTATNLNTVIEGVQSGLTCEITGLANGSSVVTVTTEDGGFSATCNVTVGTGGGGGGGGGCSVGASGAAMAAVLLLAPIALLLGKGSK